In Vibrio echinoideorum, the following proteins share a genomic window:
- a CDS encoding mechanosensitive ion channel family protein, producing MNEFINQVQTYITQSHNSWGNSVLFITIASFFAWVIWRIVHNRLEILVQKTPFHWDDLILDALKTPVSTLIWCWPGMVSIGLILQDQFGNEINWLKTLKHILIICTFVWFTLRMITNSEAYVLEQKTRDETTVQAIAKVARLFFMVMGGLTIMQAFGLSLSGLLTFGGVGGLIVGLAAKDLLSNFFGGMMIYFDRPFKVGDWIRSPDRQIEGTVERIGWRMTIIRTFDKRPLYVPNSVFSSIVVENPSRMLNRRINETFGLRYQDADKLALIVDEVRTMLETHPDIDAKQTLIVNFDKFGPSTLNFFIYTFTKTVNWIRYHKVKQDVLLQVLEIIHKHNADIAFPTQTLKIDSQEVSQSQYVINSHPEAHR from the coding sequence ATGAATGAATTCATAAACCAAGTTCAAACTTACATCACCCAGAGCCACAATAGCTGGGGAAATAGCGTCTTGTTTATCACCATTGCAAGTTTCTTTGCTTGGGTGATTTGGCGAATTGTCCATAATCGCTTAGAAATACTGGTTCAGAAGACCCCGTTCCACTGGGATGACCTAATTCTAGATGCCCTAAAAACACCAGTGAGCACCCTGATCTGGTGCTGGCCAGGCATGGTATCTATCGGCCTGATACTTCAAGACCAATTTGGCAATGAAATCAACTGGTTAAAAACGCTTAAACACATATTAATTATATGTACATTTGTTTGGTTTACTCTGAGAATGATTACTAACTCAGAGGCCTATGTTTTAGAACAAAAAACCAGAGATGAAACCACAGTTCAAGCTATCGCAAAGGTTGCTCGACTGTTCTTCATGGTTATGGGTGGCCTAACGATCATGCAGGCGTTTGGGCTCAGCTTATCTGGCTTACTCACCTTTGGTGGTGTCGGTGGTTTAATTGTCGGTTTGGCGGCTAAAGATCTGTTGTCTAATTTCTTTGGCGGCATGATGATTTACTTCGACCGACCTTTTAAAGTCGGTGATTGGATACGCTCTCCCGATCGTCAAATTGAAGGAACCGTAGAACGCATTGGCTGGCGCATGACGATCATTCGCACCTTTGATAAGCGCCCTTTGTACGTTCCAAATTCTGTGTTCAGTAGTATTGTGGTGGAGAACCCATCCAGAATGCTAAATCGCAGAATCAATGAAACCTTTGGTCTTCGTTATCAAGATGCAGACAAATTAGCGCTCATTGTTGATGAAGTCAGAACCATGCTCGAGACCCACCCTGATATTGATGCCAAACAGACGCTGATCGTTAACTTTGATAAATTTGGACCTTCAACGCTGAACTTCTTTATCTATACCTTCACAAAAACGGTCAACTGGATCAGGTACCACAAAGTGAAGCAAGACGTTCTGTTACAGGTTCTGGAGATTATTCATAAACACAATGCAGACATCGCGTTCCCAACTCAGACCCTCAAAATAGACTCTCAGGAAGTCAGCCAGTCTCAATATGTCATCAATTCA
- a CDS encoding potassium channel family protein, translating into MSDKQFAVIGLGRFGLSVCKELQDSGAQVLAVDIDEDKVKEAAAFVSQAIVANCTSEETVVELRLDDYDMVMVSIGADVNASILATLVVKEAGAKTVWVKANDKFHGKILSKIGADHIIMPERDMGIRVARKMLDKRVLEFIDLGSDLAMTEIVIGHKFLGKRLCDLNLCKEADVQVLGFKRGPNLTKAPSLDISLEIGDVVIIAGPKTLLAHKLKNLS; encoded by the coding sequence ATGAGTGACAAACAGTTTGCCGTTATTGGGTTAGGGCGATTTGGCCTTTCTGTGTGTAAAGAGCTTCAAGATTCAGGAGCTCAAGTTCTTGCTGTTGATATCGACGAAGATAAAGTGAAAGAGGCTGCTGCTTTTGTGTCGCAAGCGATTGTTGCCAATTGTACCAGTGAAGAAACGGTGGTTGAGCTTAGGTTAGACGATTATGACATGGTCATGGTGTCAATTGGAGCTGATGTTAACGCCAGCATCCTGGCTACATTGGTCGTCAAAGAGGCCGGGGCTAAAACGGTTTGGGTAAAGGCCAATGATAAATTTCACGGTAAAATCCTTTCGAAAATAGGTGCTGATCATATCATCATGCCGGAACGAGATATGGGAATACGTGTCGCTCGAAAAATGCTAGATAAACGCGTCCTGGAATTCATAGATCTCGGTAGCGACCTAGCGATGACAGAAATCGTAATAGGACATAAATTCTTAGGAAAACGACTCTGCGATTTAAACCTGTGTAAAGAAGCGGATGTACAAGTCTTGGGCTTTAAGCGCGGTCCTAACCTAACCAAAGCACCGTCGTTGGATATCAGTTTGGAGATAGGTGATGTCGTTATTATTGCAGGACCGAAAACTCTCTTGGCTCATAAACTCAAAAACTTATCGTAA
- a CDS encoding TrkH family potassium uptake protein, producing the protein MNSLKRRGLFYALEQDNKRKKGSEPKVILTSFLAVLIPSAILLTLPVFSVTGLSFTDALFTATSAISVTGLGVVDTGEHFTLSGKILLMFLMQVGGLGQMTLSAVLLYMFGVRLSLKQQALAKEALGQDRKVNLRKLVKKIIIFALVAECLGFVLLCFRWVPEMGWATGSFYALFHAISAFNNAGFALFSDSMMSFVDDPLVIFTLAGLFIFGGLGFTVVGDLSSNWRRGFKHLHLHTKIMLTATPTLLLVGTMMFWLLERNNSTTMEGLSIQGQWLAAFFQSASARTASFNSVDLSQYTQPALLVMIVLMLIGAGSTSTGGGIKVSTFAVAFVATWTFLRQKKHVVMFKRTVTWQAVTKSLAIIVVSGALLTTAMFLLMLTEQAAFDRVMFEVISAFATVGLTANLSEPGKYIMIVVMVIGRIGPLTLAYMLARPEPSLLKYPGDTVLTG; encoded by the coding sequence ATGAATTCGTTAAAGCGAAGAGGGCTGTTTTACGCTTTAGAGCAAGATAACAAGCGTAAAAAAGGCTCTGAACCTAAGGTTATCCTGACGAGCTTTCTTGCGGTGCTTATTCCTTCTGCGATATTGCTGACTCTGCCTGTTTTCTCGGTTACAGGATTAAGTTTTACTGATGCATTGTTTACGGCTACATCAGCGATCAGTGTGACAGGATTAGGCGTGGTCGATACTGGTGAGCATTTCACCTTGTCTGGAAAGATCTTGCTGATGTTTTTGATGCAAGTTGGTGGCTTGGGGCAGATGACGTTGTCTGCGGTGCTGCTCTACATGTTTGGAGTTCGGCTAAGCTTGAAACAACAAGCGTTGGCGAAGGAAGCGCTTGGACAAGATCGTAAGGTTAACCTCCGAAAATTAGTCAAGAAGATTATCATCTTTGCATTGGTTGCGGAGTGTCTTGGTTTCGTGTTGCTCTGTTTCCGTTGGGTTCCTGAAATGGGTTGGGCAACGGGAAGCTTTTATGCGCTTTTTCATGCGATTTCAGCGTTCAATAACGCAGGCTTTGCCCTATTTTCAGACAGTATGATGAGTTTTGTCGATGATCCATTGGTGATCTTTACCTTAGCGGGCCTATTCATTTTTGGTGGACTAGGTTTTACGGTGGTTGGCGATCTCTCGAGTAATTGGCGTAGAGGATTCAAACACCTTCATCTACACACTAAGATAATGTTAACGGCGACACCGACTTTATTGTTAGTAGGCACAATGATGTTTTGGTTATTGGAGAGGAATAACTCAACAACGATGGAAGGTTTGTCTATCCAAGGTCAGTGGCTTGCGGCTTTTTTCCAGTCTGCTAGCGCACGTACTGCTAGTTTCAATAGCGTGGATTTATCGCAGTACACACAACCTGCATTGTTGGTGATGATAGTACTGATGCTGATTGGCGCAGGCTCAACTTCTACAGGGGGCGGAATTAAGGTATCGACCTTTGCCGTGGCATTTGTTGCGACCTGGACTTTTCTACGTCAGAAAAAACATGTGGTGATGTTTAAACGTACGGTAACGTGGCAAGCGGTAACAAAGTCATTGGCCATTATTGTGGTAAGTGGGGCGTTATTAACCACTGCGATGTTTTTGTTAATGCTTACTGAACAAGCGGCGTTTGACCGAGTTATGTTTGAAGTGATTTCTGCTTTTGCAACGGTTGGGCTAACAGCTAATCTTTCTGAACCTGGGAAATACATCATGATTGTCGTGATGGTAATAGGGCGGATTGGTCCTTTGACTTTAGCTTATATGTTAGCTCGTCCAGAACCGTCCTTATTGAAATACCCAGGAGATACTGTGTTAACGGGTTAA
- the msrB gene encoding peptide-methionine (R)-S-oxide reductase MsrB translates to MNKLSKILVSLVVALPLISLFVSQTGTANTMDKTANSGKTEIATLAGGCFWCTESDLEKLTGVTDVISGYSGGELENPTYKQVSSGKSGHIEVINVTYNPDVVSYEQVLDQFFRHIDPTDDKGSFVDRGPQYRPAIFYHNQEQKDVAQNFMMEIDKAQIFGEPLKTELIEFEKFWPAEDYHQDYYKKSKVRYNYYRYASGRDQYLDKIFGDDRKENPQTIRQIIDGKNATANAKTYSKPSDAEIKASLTSLQYDVTQDDATERPFDNKYWDNKQEGIYVDIVTGEPLFSSKDKYKSGTGWPSFTQPISEAYVVTTTDYKLLYPRTEVRSKFGDSHLGHVFKDGPKPTGLRYCMNSAAMRFVPADKLAEQGYEEYVEMFEG, encoded by the coding sequence ATGAATAAATTATCTAAAATATTGGTATCACTCGTGGTTGCACTGCCACTGATTTCGCTGTTTGTAAGCCAGACTGGCACTGCCAATACAATGGATAAAACGGCTAATTCAGGTAAAACTGAAATCGCGACACTGGCTGGTGGTTGTTTTTGGTGTACAGAATCCGATCTAGAAAAACTGACAGGCGTGACAGACGTTATCTCTGGGTATTCTGGTGGTGAATTAGAAAACCCAACCTACAAGCAAGTTTCATCGGGTAAATCTGGCCACATCGAAGTGATCAACGTGACTTATAACCCTGATGTGGTTAGCTATGAACAGGTGCTTGACCAATTCTTCAGACATATCGACCCAACTGATGACAAGGGTTCATTCGTTGATAGAGGTCCACAATATCGACCTGCTATTTTCTATCATAACCAAGAGCAAAAAGACGTCGCTCAAAACTTCATGATGGAGATCGACAAAGCTCAGATCTTTGGTGAACCACTAAAAACAGAACTGATTGAATTTGAAAAATTCTGGCCAGCGGAAGATTACCATCAAGATTATTACAAGAAGAGCAAGGTTCGTTATAACTACTACCGCTACGCTTCTGGTCGTGATCAGTACCTAGATAAAATCTTCGGCGATGATAGAAAAGAAAACCCGCAAACCATCCGTCAGATCATCGATGGCAAAAATGCGACAGCTAATGCTAAGACATACAGCAAGCCGTCTGATGCAGAGATCAAAGCTTCTCTAACTTCACTGCAATACGATGTCACACAAGACGACGCGACAGAGCGTCCGTTTGACAACAAATACTGGGATAACAAACAAGAAGGTATTTACGTTGATATCGTGACGGGTGAGCCTCTATTCTCTTCAAAAGACAAATACAAATCAGGTACAGGTTGGCCTAGCTTTACACAGCCAATCAGCGAGGCTTATGTCGTAACGACTACTGACTACAAGCTGCTTTACCCAAGAACAGAGGTTCGTAGTAAATTTGGTGACTCTCACCTAGGGCATGTATTTAAAGATGGTCCAAAACCAACAGGTTTACGCTACTGCATGAACTCAGCTGCTATGCGTTTTGTCCCTGCCGATAAATTAGCAGAACAAGGTTATGAGGAATACGTGGAAATGTTTGAGGGTTAA
- a CDS encoding OsmC family protein yields the protein MQAEVKWVEGFKFLGQSQSGHSVVMDGSGGATAPSPMEMVLMAAGGCSSVDVVDGLKSAGQNITGCNTKLETTRRETAPKIFTVINIHFEVSGDNLDPELVAKVCADSLEKYCSVCLMLGAGVEMTHSWEIV from the coding sequence ATGCAAGCAGAAGTTAAATGGGTCGAAGGCTTTAAATTTCTAGGTCAATCTCAATCAGGCCATTCTGTCGTTATGGATGGAAGTGGTGGTGCTACCGCGCCAAGCCCTATGGAAATGGTGTTAATGGCTGCTGGTGGTTGTAGCTCTGTTGATGTAGTTGATGGCTTGAAATCTGCTGGTCAGAACATCACGGGTTGTAATACAAAACTAGAAACGACACGTCGTGAAACCGCGCCAAAAATCTTTACCGTGATTAATATTCATTTTGAAGTGTCTGGTGACAACCTTGACCCTGAGCTAGTAGCTAAAGTATGTGCTGATTCATTAGAGAAGTATTGTTCAGTATGCCTGATGCTGGGTGCTGGCGTAGAGATGACCCACAGCTGGGAAATCGTCTAG
- a CDS encoding OmpA family protein, with protein MKRLSKIMCAIVAASGLAATPSIAATTYVGAKVGVGWLDSACVSGAKCDDDAIGAGIYSGYNFTDRLGIELSSDFLGDYKTSFSKNGSTAAFSDPLIAISLTPMYRLPVQQEFDVFFKAGPAYISHGGEDDVVLSAGIGVEKQLSSDWALRVEYQYFDDFDDNYVQDLNSNLLSVGVSYNFGTGNTTASAAATASAVAVTQAPSEPITEPAVVVEEKTTVVVTKAQTESYSQEMFATNSTELSTDGKIALMPLVEVLKAHPQSSVDVVGHTDSTGAAEYNMMISKKRAAAVAAYIEEQGIEADRISASGEGEENPIATNDTAEGRSQNRRVDATIPGFEYQQEVQVEEVIVETAQ; from the coding sequence ATGAAAAGACTGTCAAAAATCATGTGTGCTATTGTTGCGGCTTCAGGCCTAGCAGCAACTCCTTCTATTGCTGCAACTACTTACGTTGGTGCTAAAGTGGGCGTGGGCTGGCTAGACAGCGCATGTGTAAGCGGTGCTAAATGTGATGATGATGCAATTGGTGCCGGTATTTACTCTGGTTATAACTTCACTGACAGACTTGGTATCGAGTTAAGCTCTGATTTCTTAGGTGATTATAAAACAAGCTTTTCTAAGAATGGTTCAACAGCAGCATTCAGCGACCCTCTAATCGCCATATCACTAACGCCAATGTACCGCCTGCCAGTGCAACAAGAGTTTGACGTATTCTTCAAAGCAGGTCCTGCTTACATTTCACACGGTGGTGAAGACGACGTTGTTCTTTCTGCTGGTATCGGTGTAGAGAAGCAACTATCTTCTGATTGGGCACTGCGTGTTGAATATCAATACTTTGATGATTTCGACGACAACTACGTTCAAGACTTAAACTCAAATCTACTGTCTGTTGGTGTTAGCTACAACTTCGGTACAGGTAACACAACAGCGTCAGCGGCGGCTACAGCTTCTGCGGTAGCAGTAACACAAGCGCCATCTGAGCCAATCACAGAGCCAGCAGTTGTTGTTGAAGAGAAGACAACCGTTGTTGTGACTAAAGCGCAAACAGAGAGCTACTCTCAAGAAATGTTCGCGACTAACAGTACTGAACTGTCTACAGATGGTAAAATTGCGCTAATGCCATTAGTTGAAGTACTTAAAGCTCATCCTCAATCGTCAGTTGATGTTGTTGGTCACACTGACTCGACAGGCGCAGCTGAATACAACATGATGATCTCTAAGAAGCGTGCAGCAGCTGTAGCAGCATACATCGAAGAGCAAGGCATTGAAGCAGACCGCATTTCAGCGTCTGGTGAAGGTGAAGAGAACCCTATTGCAACAAACGATACTGCAGAAGGCCGTTCTCAAAACCGTCGTGTTGACGCAACTATTCCTGGTTTTGAATACCAGCAAGAAGTACAAGTTGAAGAAGTTATCGTAGAAACTGCTCAATAA
- the phnX gene encoding phosphonoacetaldehyde hydrolase, which yields MNTTSPIQAVIFDWAGTIVDFGSFAPTSIFVEAFKQGFDFDIDLAEAREPMGIGKWDHIQAVGRIPVVNARWNAQFGRSMTSEDVDAIYAAFMPLQKAKVADHAAPILNAIEVVNNLKEKNVKIGSCSGYPREVMDVLIPAAADYGYLPDNVVATDDLPQGGRPAPFMALKNVIDLGVTNVAACVKVDDAAPGIEEGHNAGMWTVGLVLSGNEAGLTYQEYLDAEEATLQTAREKASVKLNRSNPHYLIDTIADLPGVIADIEKRLIAGERP from the coding sequence ATGAACACGACATCACCTATCCAAGCGGTTATCTTTGACTGGGCTGGCACTATCGTTGATTTTGGCTCATTTGCTCCAACCAGTATTTTTGTTGAAGCATTCAAGCAAGGTTTCGACTTTGATATCGACCTAGCAGAAGCACGTGAACCTATGGGTATTGGCAAATGGGACCACATCCAAGCGGTCGGTCGAATCCCAGTTGTTAACGCTCGTTGGAATGCTCAATTCGGACGCTCGATGACCAGTGAAGACGTTGATGCGATCTACGCGGCATTTATGCCTCTTCAGAAAGCGAAAGTAGCAGACCACGCAGCACCAATTTTAAACGCGATTGAAGTTGTAAATAACTTAAAAGAGAAGAACGTAAAAATAGGCTCTTGTTCTGGTTACCCACGAGAAGTGATGGATGTTTTAATTCCTGCAGCCGCTGATTACGGTTACCTTCCTGATAACGTAGTAGCAACTGATGACTTACCGCAAGGTGGTCGCCCTGCTCCATTCATGGCACTTAAAAACGTGATTGATTTGGGCGTAACTAACGTTGCAGCGTGTGTGAAAGTGGATGACGCAGCACCCGGTATTGAAGAAGGTCATAACGCAGGCATGTGGACAGTTGGCCTTGTTCTATCAGGTAACGAAGCTGGCTTGACGTACCAAGAATATTTGGATGCAGAAGAAGCAACACTTCAAACAGCACGAGAGAAAGCAAGTGTGAAGCTAAATAGGTCAAACCCGCACTATTTGATCGATACTATTGCAGATCTACCAGGTGTCATTGCCGATATTGAAAAACGTTTAATTGCAGGTGAGCGCCCATAA
- a CDS encoding aspartate aminotransferase family protein — MTTTNQEPDLKATHFRSEGDVNTTPARKKWNESLNDDATQAMLKRDADVFLHQAMSTPCLDTLEAAEGIYIQDATGKKYMDFHGNNVHQLGYGHPHIINKVTQQMASLPFSPRRFTNETAVQCAEKLTQICGGDLNRVLFAPGGTSVIGMALKLARHVTNNFKVVSLWDSFHGASLDAISVGGEACFREGMGPLMAGVERIPPAVSYRGAFPLRDSFSLRDSFPLSGNSASDDNETACDVHYADYLEYVIEKEGGIGAFIAEAVRNTDVQVPSKAYWKRIREICDKHNVMLIIDDIPNGMGRSGEWFTHQAFDIEPDILCIGKGFGGGLVPIAAMVTKDKYNTAAQVSLGHYTHEKSPIGCAAALATMEVIEQENLLEKVQADSVFVREQLLQMKEKYPVIGDVRGIGLLWAVELVTDHITKTRAFDEAEAVLYQCLNDGLSFKVSQGNVIQLSPPLIISRSELEVALSVFEKAIAKVSKDFEYL, encoded by the coding sequence ATGACGACGACCAATCAAGAGCCAGATCTAAAGGCAACGCACTTTCGAAGCGAAGGCGATGTGAACACCACGCCAGCACGCAAAAAATGGAACGAATCGCTAAACGATGATGCGACTCAAGCGATGTTAAAGCGTGATGCTGACGTGTTTCTTCATCAAGCGATGTCAACACCTTGCCTAGACACGCTTGAAGCCGCAGAAGGCATCTACATTCAAGATGCGACGGGCAAGAAGTACATGGACTTTCACGGGAACAATGTTCACCAGTTAGGTTATGGCCACCCACATATTATTAATAAAGTGACTCAGCAAATGGCGTCATTGCCATTTTCACCGCGTCGCTTCACCAATGAAACGGCTGTTCAGTGTGCTGAGAAGCTCACCCAGATCTGTGGTGGCGATTTGAATCGCGTGTTGTTTGCTCCCGGAGGTACATCTGTGATTGGCATGGCTCTCAAATTAGCGCGACATGTCACCAACAACTTCAAAGTCGTTTCATTGTGGGATTCATTCCATGGTGCGTCACTCGATGCGATTTCTGTCGGTGGTGAAGCTTGCTTCCGCGAAGGTATGGGGCCGTTAATGGCAGGCGTAGAACGTATTCCTCCGGCAGTCTCTTATCGTGGTGCTTTCCCGCTTCGTGACTCTTTTTCGCTTCGCGATAGTTTTCCGTTAAGTGGAAATAGCGCAAGCGATGACAATGAAACTGCATGTGATGTGCACTATGCCGATTACCTTGAGTACGTCATTGAAAAAGAAGGTGGCATCGGTGCCTTCATTGCCGAAGCTGTTCGTAATACGGACGTTCAAGTGCCAAGCAAAGCTTATTGGAAACGTATCCGTGAGATCTGTGACAAACATAACGTCATGTTGATCATTGATGACATCCCAAATGGCATGGGTCGTAGCGGTGAATGGTTTACTCACCAAGCGTTTGATATCGAACCTGACATCCTATGTATCGGTAAAGGCTTTGGCGGCGGCTTGGTTCCAATTGCAGCCATGGTCACCAAAGACAAATACAACACAGCAGCGCAGGTATCTCTTGGGCACTACACCCATGAGAAAAGCCCAATTGGCTGTGCAGCAGCACTCGCGACCATGGAAGTGATTGAGCAAGAAAATCTACTTGAAAAAGTGCAAGCAGACAGCGTATTCGTGCGTGAACAACTGCTTCAAATGAAAGAGAAATACCCAGTTATTGGTGACGTTCGCGGCATCGGCCTGCTTTGGGCCGTGGAGTTGGTCACCGACCATATCACTAAGACCCGAGCTTTCGATGAAGCAGAAGCAGTACTTTATCAATGTCTGAACGATGGCCTGAGCTTTAAGGTGTCACAAGGTAACGTGATTCAGTTGAGCCCACCATTGATTATCAGCCGTAGCGAGCTAGAAGTCGCTCTGTCTGTATTCGAAAAAGCGATAGCCAAAGTCAGCAAAGACTTTGAATACCTTTGA
- the phnW gene encoding 2-aminoethylphosphonate--pyruvate transaminase: protein MRNEYLLLTPGPLSTSETVRQAMLKDWCTWDDEYNKDVVEVIRSKLVTLATKQPGYTSVLMQGSGTASVEATIGSVISNNGKLLVVDNGAYGARIAQIAEYLNIPCHVVSPGETSQPDLNEMETALAMDSDITHVAIVHCETTTGMLNPIEEIAKLAKQHNKTVILDAMSSFGGIPMDIADLGIDYMISSANKCIQGVPGFGFVIAKQSQLEKCKGQARSLTLDLFDQWHCMESNHGKWRFTSPTHTVRAFYQALHELEQEGGIEARHNRYQTNQTTLVAGMRTLGFEPLLNDELHSPIITSFYSPTHSDYQFKEFYDRLKEQGFVIYPGKVSNADCFRIGNIGEVYPSDIKALIGAVKNAMYWDIK, encoded by the coding sequence ATGAGAAACGAATACTTACTACTGACACCAGGCCCTCTATCTACTTCTGAAACCGTCCGCCAAGCGATGCTAAAAGACTGGTGTACTTGGGATGATGAATACAACAAAGACGTTGTTGAAGTGATTCGTAGCAAGCTAGTGACTTTAGCCACTAAGCAGCCGGGATACACAAGCGTATTAATGCAAGGCAGCGGTACCGCTTCAGTTGAAGCAACGATTGGTAGTGTTATCTCTAACAACGGTAAGCTTCTTGTGGTTGATAACGGTGCGTATGGTGCTCGTATTGCTCAAATCGCAGAATATTTAAACATTCCATGCCATGTCGTTTCCCCAGGTGAAACATCACAGCCTGACTTGAACGAAATGGAAACGGCATTAGCCATGGATTCAGACATTACCCACGTGGCGATTGTCCACTGTGAAACCACCACTGGCATGCTGAATCCAATTGAAGAGATTGCCAAATTGGCAAAACAGCACAACAAAACCGTCATTCTTGATGCGATGTCGAGTTTTGGCGGTATCCCTATGGATATTGCTGACTTGGGTATCGATTACATGATCAGCTCAGCAAACAAGTGTATTCAAGGTGTACCTGGATTCGGCTTTGTTATTGCTAAACAGTCGCAACTTGAGAAATGTAAAGGCCAAGCTCGCTCATTAACCCTTGACCTGTTTGACCAATGGCACTGCATGGAAAGCAACCATGGTAAATGGCGCTTCACCTCTCCGACTCACACAGTGCGTGCTTTTTACCAAGCTCTGCATGAGTTGGAACAAGAAGGCGGTATCGAAGCTCGTCACAATCGCTACCAAACCAATCAAACCACATTGGTTGCAGGCATGCGAACTCTTGGCTTTGAACCACTGCTTAATGATGAGCTTCATTCACCTATCATCACCTCTTTCTACTCTCCAACTCATAGCGATTACCAATTCAAGGAATTCTATGACCGTTTGAAAGAACAAGGTTTTGTGATTTACCCGGGCAAGGTTTCAAACGCAGACTGCTTCCGTATCGGCAACATCGGTGAGGTTTACCCGTCTGACATTAAAGCCCTCATCGGTGCGGTGAAAAACGCTATGTATTGGGACATCAAATAA
- a CDS encoding putative 2-aminoethylphosphonate ABC transporter substrate-binding protein, which produces MMKNRFMKGSLAALVTLLAGNAYAAQEVTVYTAFETDILAKYKNAFESENPDINIKWVRDSTGIMTAKLLAEKNNPRAEVVWGLAGSSMALLKEEGILKPYTPQGVEALRANLNDPQSTQAWYGNDAFFNAVCFNEIVAKQLNLPVPKSWDDLTKPIYKGHIAMPNPASSGTGYMQVSAWLQNMGEDQGWNYMQKLDQNIAHYTHSGSKPCVQAGMGEVAIGISMASRGAKLKTQGAPLSVITPEGIGWESEAVGLVKPSDAAQRVIDWSISKAANELYIEMYPVVGHQDVTGKAENFPNVEKNMAKMDFARMGSERADVLKTWSEKFDAKSEPKS; this is translated from the coding sequence ATGATGAAAAACCGCTTTATGAAAGGATCACTTGCAGCATTAGTTACGCTATTAGCTGGTAACGCTTATGCAGCACAGGAAGTGACGGTTTACACTGCTTTTGAAACTGACATTTTAGCTAAATACAAAAATGCTTTCGAAAGTGAAAACCCAGACATCAACATCAAGTGGGTACGTGATTCAACTGGGATCATGACGGCAAAATTATTGGCTGAGAAAAACAACCCTCGTGCAGAAGTAGTATGGGGACTTGCGGGTTCTTCTATGGCTCTGCTTAAAGAAGAGGGCATTCTGAAACCTTACACACCTCAAGGTGTAGAAGCGTTACGCGCTAACCTTAACGATCCACAATCTACTCAAGCTTGGTACGGCAATGATGCATTCTTTAATGCCGTTTGCTTTAACGAAATAGTTGCTAAGCAACTGAACCTGCCAGTGCCTAAGTCTTGGGATGATCTAACGAAGCCTATCTACAAGGGCCACATTGCGATGCCAAACCCAGCGTCTTCTGGTACGGGCTACATGCAGGTTTCAGCTTGGTTACAAAACATGGGTGAAGACCAAGGTTGGAACTACATGCAGAAGCTAGACCAAAACATTGCTCACTACACACACTCAGGTTCGAAGCCATGTGTTCAAGCGGGTATGGGGGAAGTGGCTATCGGAATTTCTATGGCGAGCCGAGGTGCGAAGCTAAAAACTCAAGGTGCGCCACTTTCTGTGATTACGCCTGAAGGTATCGGTTGGGAATCTGAAGCGGTAGGTCTTGTTAAGCCTTCCGATGCAGCACAACGTGTTATCGATTGGTCAATATCTAAAGCAGCGAATGAACTTTACATCGAAATGTACCCAGTTGTTGGTCACCAAGATGTAACAGGTAAAGCAGAGAACTTCCCGAACGTAGAGAAGAATATGGCAAAAATGGACTTCGCTCGCATGGGCAGCGAACGTGCAGATGTTCTGAAAACATGGTCTGAGAAGTTTGACGCTAAATCAGAGCC